The Eublepharis macularius isolate TG4126 chromosome 3, MPM_Emac_v1.0, whole genome shotgun sequence genome has a window encoding:
- the LOC129325580 gene encoding uncharacterized protein LOC129325580 translates to MISRRHGNVWEVEEVSLLLRVVRRSGHASRLMASTQSSNRGIYRFLSRVLRSRGFHRTANQCRSKFQKLKSDFISSMEALQCIPRSSRRIRVHNAMMLIWKAAGRPRCQERPHDEIICERAVKIEETSSEDDENSETVAVESSSAAESDAQAYAPLGVTTEDPAKINTAAVPQASERERTDDSGSHCLETEETVIVISSGSSHEEATDDMTAPETIMPGDVSPQPSTSASLATHSGAAVRKYAMSAEHKLHIIEETTSSDAEDEDRNAVEEGRTEDAEGTPVLSFSTGDTSAGGLRDMMPNKDQSADIGEIYRSMLGIQSLCLSRMGRYHERICRLERNNRSLHKELSSLKKKVSALERGHRSSGSELSGDDKKN, encoded by the exons ATGATTTCCCGGCGTCATGGAAATGTCTGGGAAGTGGAGGAGGTATCTCTTCTTCTGAGGGTTGTTCGGAGGAGTGGGCATGCATCTCGGTTAATGGCCAGCACGCAATCAAGCAACCGCGGCATCTATCGATTTCTTTCAAGAGTGCTACGCAGTCGCGGATTTCATCGAACGGCCAACCAGTGTCGAAGCAAATTCCAAAAACTGAAGTCCGATTTCATTTCATCAATGGAGGCACTGCAATGCATTCCTAGAAGCAGTCGTAGAATTAGGGTGCACAACGCGATGATGCTAATCTGGAAGGCGGCAGGGAGGCCTCGATGTCAAGAAAGACCTCATGATG AGATTATCTGTGAAAGAGCAGTCAAGATTGAAGAAACTTCATCTGAGGATGATGAGAATTCAGAAACTGTTGCAGTGGAATCATCAAGTGCAGCAGAATCTGATGCGCAAGCCTATGCACCTCTTGGAGTGACAACTGAAGACCCAGCAAAGATCAATACAGCAGCAGTTCCTCAAG cttcagagagagaaagaacagatgaCAGTGGATCTCATTGCCTAGAAACTGAAGAAACCGTAATCGTTATATCTTCCGGCAGTAGTCACGAAGAAGCAACTGATGACATGACTGCTCCTGAAACCATAATGCCCGGAGATGTATCTCCACAACCGAGTACCTCAG cttcTTTAGCAACACACAGTGGTGCCGCAGTGAGAAAGTATGCCATGAGCGCTGAGCACAAACTTCACATAATTGAGGAAACAACTTCTTCTGATGCTGAGGATGAGGACAGAAACGCCGTTGAGGAAGGCAGAACCGAGGATGCAGAGGGAACTCCAGTTCTCTCATTTTCCACAG GTGATACTTCAGCGGGAGGTTTGCGTGACATGAtgccaaataaagaccaatccgcTGATATTGGCGAGATCTATCGTAGTATGCTGGGAATACAATCTCTATGTCTATCAAGAA TGGGAAGATACCATGAAAGAATATGCCGATTGGAGAGAAACAATAGAAGCCTTCACAAAGAACTGAGTTCTCTAAAGAAAAAGGTTTCTGCACTTGAGCGAGGTCATCGTAGCTCAGGATCAGAGCTATCAGGAGATGACAAGAAGAATTAG
- the LOC129325579 gene encoding uncharacterized protein LOC129325579, with protein sequence MAALKPTSGRGVSWREKETLDLIEFWGEEKVQEALLLCHRNIDVFERISEQMVARGHARTALECRTKTKALRQEYKRVAAHNGRSGNAPATCPFYAQLARIFRGDASIRPQRVARSLNLQSVSNADPMGEDRSNHGVPAPWEGSEELFTHPMVTLHLQAVPASTPNDSGSSTEQETSIGEAPPMDMTDPEDENAADDPDLTQIEEFPEVTGQGAEDPQGDLNNPPAVEQPQVPTAQLSPATRLEKARTRTRRVSVLTNVAERMLSQAQREEQNNRKERGEILEATSHWRAAMESETRWHEDIIREAREDRRAFIEAQSQNMEGLNRAVGALSSLTELFVREQRAGPVAETSQNANSKTRDNDHEKAPLRKRARIIKKRERYDPSL encoded by the exons ATGGCTGCACTAAAAccaaccagtgggagaggggtctcctggagggagaaggagacatTGGACCTCATTGAattttggggtgaggagaaggtgCAAGAGGCACTATTGCTCTGTCACAGGAACATTGATGTTTTCGAGCGCATCTCAGAGCAGATGGTGGCGAGAGGCCATGCAAGAACCGCACTCGAATGCCGGACAAAAACAAAAGCTTTGAGACAGGAGTACAAGAGGGTCGCGGCACACAATGGAAGATCGGGAAATGCCCCTGCAACATGCCCTTTCTATGCACAGCTTGCAAGAATTTTCAGAGGGGATGCAAGCATACGGCCACAAAGGGTGGCAAGAAGTCTTAACCTGCAGTCGGTGAGCAATGCCGACCCCATGGGGGAAGATCGGTCGAACCATGGCGTTCCCGCTCCATGGGAGGGATCAGAGGAACTATTCACACATCCAATGGTCACTCTACATCTTCAGGCGGTCCCCGCTTCCACTCCCAATGATTCAG GTTCTTCCACAGAACAAGAAACATCAATCGGAGAAGCCCCCCCAATGGACATGACCGATCCAGAGGATGAAAATGCCGCAGACG ATCCAGATTTAACTCAGATAGAGGAGTTCCCGGAGGTGACAGGACAGGGTGCAGAGGATCCGCAAG GAGATCTGAACAATCCACCAGCAGTGGAACAACCGCAGGTCCCCACGGCACAACTGTCTCCTGCTACACGCTTAGAAAAGGCGCGCACCAGAACCAGGCGCGTCTCTGTCCTCACCAACGTTGCAGAGAGAATGCTATCTCAGGCACAGAGGGAGGaacaaaacaacagaaaggaACGTGGAGAAATTCTGGAGGCAACCAGCCATTGGCGTGCAGCCATGGAATCAGAGACAAGATGGCACGAGGACATTATCAGGGAGGCAAGAGAGGATCGTAGGGCTTTTATTGAGGCACAGTCACAAAATATGGAGGGGCTTAATAGGGCTGTCGGTGCCCTCAGCTCCTTGACTGAACTCTTTgtcagggagcaaagagcaggcccGGTTGCAGAAACttcccaaaatgccaacagcaaaacaCGCGATAACGATCATGAGAAGGCACCACTAAGAAAAAGGGCTCGGatcattaaaaagagagaaagatatgATCCATCCCTCTGA